A stretch of the Luteitalea sp. genome encodes the following:
- a CDS encoding TonB-dependent receptor plug domain-containing protein, whose protein sequence is MVRRAAVCRSARALCHRLVGTQRHYQSCTPGGAWHPRGRTKARRVGCPTAAARRAPQHKAVPVTREEEVTMKLFPCSALLLLLALSSPLLAQETTGTISGIVVDWQGLGIPGARVTVTGDRGLKEARTGADGQFRVPLLVPGTYTVHVRLLGLRTLERENVTVGLGETISLSLKMEVGGLVETIEVGGAPPGIDSSTTTVGANLAAELLRQVPVGRRLSDATYIAPGVSSGGGTGMANPSIAGGSGLENQYVVDGVNITNAGYGALGSYSILHGSLGNGVPFDFVREIQVKTGGYEAEYGQSTGGVVNVITKSGSNEVRGSAFAYFRPSALEGGYEPVESEVLAREESVNATATRLNDAGIELGGPLLENRMFFFGAIDPQWETDTLLAPEDAPLSELGEVDRDRRLVAYAAKATAQIANGHRADVSFFGDPATGDMGPQRRIALLRDDTTGFSELSYGGHNQTVKYDGALRPSWLVEASFARAANRIEETPSVDEWSITDRTGDVVRRSGGIGLYEGNDGESLQYSVKSTHYFANHEVRYGVLLEDIRYDNIIQRTGPTFTLPDGSQTVTGAQIDILPDPDLGQFYRVTRANTSNVRDTTQEYLNFFLQDTWRISNRLTVRPGIRYEQQKLVGNVAEFRWKDNWAPRVGGTFDVLGDGRSKLYANWGRFFAKIPNDLAARALSADAGVTLADYYDAALTEPIPNGVPVGVEGETEHFQPAGLEPSDFDPNSKSTYLDEALIGFEFEAAPGLMLDVRYIHRSFGRILEDVGTVPMAAYTLFPDEAGNSVEYFITNPGADTAVLFPELGASFEEAIHDYDAVELTAARRFAQNWQVQASYRWSRLYGTFEGFFRNDNGQSDPAITSLFDFPTDDPSYEEVMVPRGFRGDIRFLGEAGAGPLPNDRRHQFKLYGNRSFDWGLNLGLGVLLGSGRPLTALAANPRYQSTGEIPETPRGVGFQTDDGFKQRSPVEVDLNVHADYAIRVAGRRLVLLVDAFNFINRQGVLAYDDYTQTNPTTESPDFGNVLQYQTPSQIRFGIRYEF, encoded by the coding sequence ATGGTTCGACGCGCAGCGGTCTGCCGTTCTGCTCGTGCCCTCTGTCATCGTCTCGTTGGAACACAACGTCATTATCAATCCTGCACACCCGGAGGCGCGTGGCATCCGCGCGGGCGCACCAAAGCCCGTCGGGTGGGATGCCCGACTGCGGCAGCTCGCAGAGCGCCGCAGCACAAAGCGGTTCCCGTCACGAGGGAGGAAGAGGTCACCATGAAGCTGTTCCCCTGCTCGGCGCTCCTGCTACTACTCGCCTTGTCGAGCCCCCTGCTCGCGCAAGAGACCACCGGCACGATCAGCGGCATCGTCGTGGATTGGCAGGGACTCGGCATTCCGGGCGCCAGGGTCACCGTCACCGGCGATCGGGGCCTGAAGGAAGCCCGCACCGGCGCCGACGGGCAGTTTCGGGTGCCGCTCCTCGTTCCGGGCACCTACACGGTCCACGTGAGGTTGCTGGGGCTGAGAACGCTGGAGCGGGAGAACGTGACCGTGGGCCTGGGCGAGACCATTAGCCTCTCGCTGAAGATGGAAGTCGGTGGGCTGGTCGAGACCATTGAAGTCGGCGGCGCGCCGCCCGGTATCGACAGCAGCACGACGACAGTTGGTGCGAACCTCGCGGCAGAGCTGCTTCGACAGGTGCCGGTCGGGCGGCGCCTGAGCGATGCGACCTACATCGCCCCCGGCGTGAGCAGCGGCGGCGGCACCGGCATGGCCAACCCGTCGATTGCGGGCGGCAGCGGCCTCGAAAACCAGTACGTCGTCGACGGCGTGAACATCACCAACGCGGGCTACGGTGCGCTCGGCTCGTACTCGATTCTGCACGGCTCGCTCGGGAATGGCGTGCCGTTCGACTTCGTGCGGGAGATCCAGGTAAAGACGGGCGGGTACGAGGCGGAGTACGGCCAGTCGACCGGCGGCGTGGTCAACGTGATCACCAAGTCCGGGAGCAACGAGGTGCGGGGAAGCGCGTTTGCGTACTTCCGCCCGTCGGCGCTCGAAGGCGGGTACGAACCGGTTGAGTCCGAGGTTCTCGCGCGGGAGGAATCGGTGAACGCCACGGCAACGCGGCTCAACGACGCCGGCATCGAGCTCGGTGGACCACTTCTCGAGAACCGGATGTTCTTCTTTGGCGCCATCGATCCTCAGTGGGAGACCGATACGCTGCTCGCACCGGAGGACGCACCGCTCAGCGAGCTGGGCGAGGTCGATCGCGATCGCAGGCTCGTGGCGTACGCCGCCAAGGCCACGGCACAGATTGCGAATGGACATCGCGCCGATGTGTCGTTCTTCGGCGATCCAGCCACGGGCGACATGGGACCCCAGCGCCGCATCGCGCTGCTTCGCGACGACACGACCGGCTTCAGCGAGTTGAGCTACGGCGGACACAACCAAACGGTCAAATACGACGGCGCGCTGCGACCGAGCTGGCTCGTCGAAGCATCGTTTGCGCGGGCCGCGAACCGGATCGAAGAGACACCGTCGGTCGACGAGTGGTCGATCACCGATCGAACCGGCGACGTGGTTCGCCGCTCCGGCGGCATCGGGCTGTACGAAGGCAACGATGGTGAAAGCCTTCAGTACAGCGTCAAGTCGACGCACTACTTCGCCAATCACGAAGTCCGATACGGCGTGCTGCTCGAAGACATTCGCTACGACAACATCATCCAACGGACCGGCCCGACGTTCACGTTGCCGGACGGCTCGCAGACGGTGACAGGCGCGCAAATCGACATCCTTCCGGATCCGGATCTCGGCCAGTTCTACCGTGTGACGCGCGCCAATACGAGCAACGTCCGCGACACAACGCAGGAGTACCTCAACTTCTTCCTGCAAGACACCTGGAGGATCAGTAACCGGCTCACGGTGCGCCCAGGCATTCGCTACGAGCAGCAGAAGCTGGTGGGCAACGTCGCGGAGTTCAGGTGGAAGGACAACTGGGCGCCGCGTGTCGGCGGCACCTTCGACGTGCTCGGGGATGGGCGCTCCAAGCTGTACGCGAACTGGGGGCGCTTCTTCGCGAAGATTCCAAACGACCTCGCGGCGCGCGCGCTCTCAGCGGATGCCGGTGTGACACTGGCGGACTACTACGACGCCGCGCTCACCGAGCCGATCCCCAACGGCGTTCCGGTCGGCGTCGAGGGGGAGACGGAGCACTTCCAGCCGGCCGGGCTCGAGCCGAGCGACTTCGATCCAAACTCGAAGTCCACCTACTTGGACGAGGCGCTGATCGGGTTCGAGTTCGAGGCGGCGCCCGGCTTGATGCTCGATGTCCGCTACATCCACCGCAGCTTCGGCCGAATCCTCGAGGACGTGGGTACGGTCCCGATGGCCGCGTATACGCTGTTTCCAGACGAGGCGGGCAATAGCGTCGAGTACTTCATCACGAATCCGGGCGCCGACACAGCTGTGCTGTTCCCAGAGCTCGGCGCGAGCTTCGAAGAGGCGATTCATGACTACGACGCGGTCGAGCTGACTGCCGCGCGGAGGTTCGCGCAAAACTGGCAGGTGCAGGCGTCGTATCGCTGGAGTCGGCTCTACGGCACGTTCGAGGGATTCTTCCGGAACGACAACGGACAGTCGGATCCGGCAATTACATCACTGTTCGACTTCCCGACAGACGACCCGTCGTACGAAGAGGTGATGGTGCCGCGCGGCTTCCGCGGCGACATCCGATTCCTCGGTGAGGCTGGGGCGGGGCCGCTGCCAAACGATCGGCGCCACCAGTTCAAGCTGTACGGGAACCGCAGCTTCGACTGGGGCTTGAACCTCGGCCTTGGTGTGCTGCTGGGCTCCGGCCGTCCGTTGACCGCCCTCGCGGCCAACCCTCGATATCAGAGCACCGGCGAGATTCCAGAGACACCGCGCGGAGTCGGGTTCCAAACGGACGACGGGTTCAAACAACGCTCGCCCGTGGAGGTGGACTTGAACGTCCACGCCGACTATGCCATTCGTGTTGCTGGCCGTCGGCTTGTGTTGCTCGTCGACGCGTTCAACTTCATCAACCGGCAAGGCGTGTTGGCGTACGACGACTACACACAAACCAACCCGACGACCGAGAGTCCCGACTTCGGCAATGTCCTCCAGTACCAAACGCCGAGCCAGATCAGATTCGGGATCCGCTACGAATTCTAG
- a CDS encoding RES domain-containing protein, with translation MRVFRLGSGRHKLFDGTGAGMRGGRWNSKGRPVIYAASSLSLAMLEYLARAGISEFAPDAVCITIDILDGIRVERVDVTDVPGWNATDSAASREVGDRWFDAQRSAVLLVPSVIVSLEHNVIINPAHPEARGIRAGAPKPVGWDARLRQLAERRSTKRFPSRGRKRSP, from the coding sequence ATGAGAGTGTTTCGTCTCGGGTCCGGGCGCCACAAGCTCTTTGATGGCACCGGCGCCGGGATGCGAGGCGGACGATGGAATTCGAAGGGCCGGCCGGTTATCTATGCCGCTTCCAGCCTGTCGCTCGCAATGCTCGAGTACTTGGCGCGCGCAGGGATCTCGGAGTTCGCGCCCGACGCGGTATGCATCACTATCGATATCCTCGATGGAATCCGCGTTGAGCGTGTCGACGTCACGGACGTGCCGGGTTGGAACGCCACTGACTCTGCAGCGAGCCGAGAGGTCGGCGATCGATGGTTCGACGCGCAGCGGTCTGCCGTTCTGCTCGTGCCCTCTGTCATCGTCTCGTTGGAACACAACGTCATTATCAATCCTGCACACCCGGAGGCGCGTGGCATCCGCGCGGGCGCACCAAAGCCCGTCGGGTGGGATGCCCGACTGCGGCAGCTCGCAGAGCGCCGCAGCACAAAGCGGTTCCCGTCACGAGGGAGGAAGAGGTCACCATGA
- a CDS encoding DUF2384 domain-containing protein translates to MLENISEIVTVLGGEHTVGRRVRTTADLIRAIEEGLSPRAYRSVVAYLRSRLGVDLADLPYIVVPESTLKRRIRRKQRLTFDESEKLARLARIVSLAQDVWASPVLAARFLTEPHAMLEKRRPVEVAQTELGARQVEDLLYSLEYGLPV, encoded by the coding sequence ATGCTGGAGAACATCAGCGAAATCGTCACGGTGCTTGGCGGTGAGCACACAGTCGGCCGGCGCGTGCGAACGACAGCGGATCTCATCCGTGCCATCGAAGAAGGCTTGTCGCCTCGAGCCTATCGGTCTGTGGTGGCCTACCTGCGATCACGGCTGGGTGTGGACCTCGCCGACCTGCCGTACATCGTGGTGCCAGAATCCACGCTCAAGCGCCGCATCAGGCGTAAACAACGCTTGACCTTCGACGAGAGCGAAAAGCTTGCCCGCTTGGCCCGCATCGTCTCGCTCGCTCAAGACGTCTGGGCCAGCCCGGTGCTCGCGGCGCGTTTCCTAACCGAGCCGCACGCGATGCTCGAGAAGCGGCGCCCGGTCGAGGTCGCGCAGACGGAGCTTGGCGCTCGGCAAGTCGAGGACTTGCTCTACAGTCTCGAGTATGGCCTCCCGGTATGA
- a CDS encoding TonB-dependent receptor plug domain-containing protein: MKGRMFIVLALMLALASPALAQETTGAITGSVVDSQGLGIPAATVLVTGGQGAKEALTDAQGRFRVPFLVPGSYSVRVTLDGFKTLEQGNVVVRLGQTIDLSMEMQVGGLAETVEVAAGAPIVDMTSTTAGANLSSELFQRAPVGRRLADTLYLAPGVSSSGMVGEMNPSITGGSGLENQYVVDGVNITNAGYGAIGSYSIVFGSLGNGTPFDFMDQVQVKTAGYEAEYGQSTGGVVNVITKSGSNTFNGSAFAYFQPDALEGDWTPVVSESLSRSEAVNTTATQLNDAGFEIGGPVLQNRVFFFGAIDPQWETRTFLAPENAPLSSLGEVDRDRRVFAYSAKGTFQVADNHRLDASFFGDPSEGDIGPQRRTSLLRDETTGFSDLTYGGHSQVVKYEAAMTPRWLVEASFARAQNSIEETPEFDEWQFTDRRTDPIRTTGGIGFYEVGNDGENFQYQAKSTHYLGDHQVRYGLLFEDIKYDNTIERTGPPITLPSGAVTVTGAQVDVLPDVNFGQIYSVTRANLSNVRGTEQQYLSFFVQDTWRVGNRLTIKPGLRYEQQELVGNLDSFKWDGNWAPRIGATYDLLGNGRSKLYANWGRFFAKIPNDLAARALSNDAAVTRADYFDAALTQPIPDGVATSTDGESFITDHEQLAGLSSSDFDPDAKSTYLDEALVGFEFEAAPGLNLGVRYTRRRFGRILEDIGTAPMVAYFLPETADGLGSVEYFITNPDEDTVVSFPEFGSSFEKAIHDYDAVELTADKRLSDNWQVMGSYRWSRLHGSFEGFFRNDNGQSDPAITSLFDFPTNDPSYSTVGRQFGFLGDIRFLGEAGAGPLPNDRPHQVKVYGNYTFDMGLNAGLGLNVGSGRPLTALASNPAYRSSGEIPETPRGAGFETLDGFRDRTPVEATFDVHLDYALRLGGQRLVLLFDSFNLFDRQGVIDYDNYTQSTFPSDNPDFGRVLQYQNPRQVRFGIRFQF, encoded by the coding sequence ATGAAGGGAAGAATGTTTATCGTGCTGGCGCTGATGCTCGCCCTTGCGAGCCCGGCGCTGGCTCAAGAGACGACGGGTGCGATCACCGGCAGCGTCGTGGACTCACAGGGACTCGGCATCCCGGCGGCGACCGTCCTCGTGACCGGAGGTCAGGGCGCCAAAGAAGCGCTCACCGACGCGCAGGGGCGATTTCGCGTGCCGTTCCTGGTGCCTGGTAGCTACTCGGTTCGGGTGACGCTCGACGGCTTCAAAACACTCGAACAGGGCAACGTGGTGGTTCGCCTTGGTCAGACCATCGATCTCTCCATGGAGATGCAGGTCGGCGGCTTGGCTGAGACGGTCGAGGTCGCTGCGGGCGCACCAATTGTCGACATGACTTCGACCACCGCAGGGGCGAACCTTTCGAGTGAGCTCTTCCAACGCGCGCCGGTCGGTCGGCGCTTAGCAGACACGCTGTATCTAGCGCCAGGAGTGAGCAGCAGCGGGATGGTTGGGGAGATGAACCCATCGATCACCGGTGGCAGCGGTCTCGAGAACCAATACGTCGTTGACGGCGTGAACATCACGAACGCCGGCTACGGCGCTATTGGGTCGTACTCGATTGTGTTCGGCTCGCTTGGCAACGGCACGCCGTTCGATTTCATGGACCAGGTCCAGGTGAAGACGGCCGGGTATGAGGCAGAGTACGGCCAGTCGACCGGCGGCGTTGTAAACGTCATCACCAAGAGCGGATCGAATACGTTCAACGGCAGCGCCTTCGCCTACTTCCAGCCAGATGCTCTTGAAGGGGACTGGACGCCGGTTGTGTCCGAGAGCCTGTCGCGGTCAGAGGCCGTGAACACGACAGCAACGCAGCTGAATGACGCCGGCTTTGAGATCGGCGGTCCCGTGCTGCAGAACCGCGTATTTTTCTTTGGTGCGATCGACCCGCAGTGGGAGACGCGTACTTTCCTCGCTCCGGAGAACGCGCCGCTCAGCTCGTTGGGTGAGGTGGACCGCGACCGGCGTGTCTTCGCGTACTCGGCCAAGGGCACATTCCAGGTGGCCGACAACCATCGGCTGGATGCGTCCTTCTTCGGCGACCCGTCCGAGGGTGACATTGGTCCGCAGCGTCGCACGTCACTGCTCCGCGACGAGACGACGGGCTTCAGTGATCTGACGTACGGTGGCCACAGCCAGGTGGTGAAGTACGAGGCGGCGATGACGCCCCGCTGGTTGGTGGAGGCCTCCTTCGCCCGCGCACAGAACAGCATCGAGGAGACGCCCGAGTTCGATGAATGGCAGTTCACGGACCGAAGGACCGACCCTATTAGGACCACGGGCGGCATCGGCTTCTACGAGGTGGGGAACGACGGTGAGAACTTCCAGTATCAGGCCAAGTCCACCCATTACCTCGGCGACCACCAAGTGCGATATGGTCTGCTCTTCGAAGACATCAAGTACGACAACACCATCGAACGGACGGGGCCGCCGATCACACTGCCGAGCGGCGCGGTGACCGTCACTGGCGCCCAGGTTGACGTATTGCCGGACGTGAACTTCGGCCAGATCTACAGCGTCACCCGGGCCAACCTGAGCAACGTCCGCGGCACCGAGCAGCAGTACCTGAGCTTCTTCGTGCAGGACACCTGGCGCGTTGGTAATCGGCTCACCATCAAGCCGGGTCTCCGCTACGAGCAGCAGGAGCTGGTTGGCAACCTGGACAGCTTCAAGTGGGATGGCAACTGGGCGCCGCGCATCGGCGCCACTTACGACCTGCTCGGCAACGGCCGCTCGAAGCTGTACGCCAACTGGGGCCGTTTCTTCGCGAAGATTCCGAACGACTTGGCGGCGCGCGCCCTCTCGAACGACGCCGCCGTGACCCGCGCCGACTACTTCGATGCTGCGTTGACGCAACCCATTCCGGACGGCGTGGCCACGAGCACCGATGGGGAAAGCTTCATCACCGACCATGAGCAGCTCGCCGGTCTGAGTAGCTCGGACTTCGACCCGGACGCCAAGTCGACCTACCTCGATGAGGCGCTCGTCGGCTTCGAGTTCGAAGCGGCGCCAGGCCTCAACCTCGGTGTTCGGTACACGCGGCGGCGGTTCGGCCGGATTCTCGAAGACATCGGCACGGCGCCGATGGTCGCGTACTTCCTCCCGGAGACGGCGGACGGGCTCGGCAGCGTGGAGTACTTCATCACGAACCCAGACGAGGACACGGTGGTCAGCTTTCCAGAGTTCGGCTCGTCGTTCGAAAAAGCGATCCACGACTACGACGCGGTCGAGCTCACGGCGGACAAGCGCCTGTCAGACAACTGGCAGGTCATGGGCTCGTACCGCTGGTCTCGACTCCACGGATCGTTCGAGGGCTTCTTCCGGAACGACAATGGCCAGTCGGATCCGGCCATCACGTCGCTCTTCGACTTCCCGACCAACGACCCGAGCTACTCGACGGTCGGTCGCCAGTTCGGCTTCCTTGGCGACATCCGGTTCCTGGGAGAGGCGGGCGCCGGTCCGCTGCCGAATGATCGACCACACCAGGTCAAGGTCTACGGCAACTACACGTTCGACATGGGGCTCAATGCCGGACTCGGTCTCAACGTCGGCTCCGGCCGACCGCTGACCGCGCTTGCCTCGAACCCCGCCTACCGCAGCTCCGGCGAGATACCGGAGACGCCACGCGGCGCCGGGTTCGAGACCCTGGATGGATTCCGTGATCGGACGCCGGTCGAGGCCACGTTCGACGTGCACCTGGACTATGCGCTCCGGCTCGGCGGACAGCGCCTCGTGCTGCTGTTCGATAGCTTCAACCTGTTCGATAGACAGGGCGTGATCGACTACGATAACTACACGCAGTCCACATTCCCGTCTGACAATCCGGACTTTGGTCGCGTTCTGCAGTACCAGAATCCGCGGCAGGTCAGATTCGGGATCCGGTTCCAGTTCTAA
- a CDS encoding TonB-dependent receptor plug domain-containing protein, with the protein MRKCALVSLMALALALPALAQEQRASIEGIVTDSSGAVLPGVTVEARSASGALVSTVTNDVGAFRFPALAPGLYEVSATLEGFQGQKYEKVEALLGQIKRLAFSLELGGLAEQVQVTAETPLVDVRQSARSTSLRAEQIELLPKGRDFSTLVTQVSGANIEPRLGGISVDGASAGENRFILDGMETTDIEHGVSGKQVIVDFIEEFQVKSSGYTAEFGGSTGGVINIITKSGTSEFHGTGLLSYEGSALSGGRYSFGSGTTIGDFGGSTGAAPTAAGGRPTLRLNPLTNEMEYVEYPEDDSYRVEPGFAVGGPIVREKAWFYAAYMPSFIEHERSVELLSGGTVAENQKDTRHFFTGNQTAQLGDRLRTRVAFNNSYRKRDGLLPALDGTDPEGAAYDLVREYPNWTLSGTADWVARSDLYFGFRAGYYFSDFYDTDFPTGPRLSFPSFGNTDFVGTNGVPVPAELQRGQGFSSFPAGAAFSTEFDKQKRFNLQADATWYARFAGQHQIKGGVQVDRIGNEVLSGEAGNLVRVHWGEPLPSGVPLQEGPFGYYQVRSNGVDPKRGFITEGNVSTTNVGLFIQDAWTVADRLTINAGLRTERERVPAYALGPDFPEYGIEFDFQDKLAPRLGVAWDLTGDGRWKTYASWGVFYDIFKLELPRGAWGGDKWLEYYYTLDTYDWTSLVSNADCPPACSGTLIRGPIDFRHVSLGFDPESGEGIDPNLKPMRLQEAAVGLERQLTNVMAVGVRYLRKQIDRAVEDTGALDAAQNEIYVIANPGEGLAEFAHPGVGLPKGQRDYDAVELSLDKRYADNWSLRLSYLWSRLDGNYAGLSQSDENGRTSPNVGRLFDYPAMMFDEHGQPALGRLPTDRPHQFKAQGLYSFAFGTSVGVNYYIGSGVPVTREIGIYPPNNLPVQYHGRLSDGRTDVYSQTDLSIQHEFRLGVSRRMQLEFNVLNLFDQKAAIGKWQTYQLTNGISLPDEDQFYAGQLDFDQLIQEQGVTQDPRFLQDSWYQFPITARFGVKFLF; encoded by the coding sequence ATGCGTAAATGTGCGCTTGTCTCGTTGATGGCACTCGCCCTGGCGCTTCCGGCTCTTGCCCAGGAGCAGCGGGCATCGATCGAAGGCATCGTCACGGACAGCTCAGGAGCCGTGCTCCCAGGCGTCACCGTCGAAGCCAGAAGCGCGAGCGGTGCGCTCGTCTCGACCGTGACTAATGACGTTGGCGCGTTCCGCTTCCCGGCCCTCGCCCCCGGACTCTACGAGGTCTCGGCCACACTCGAGGGGTTCCAAGGCCAGAAGTACGAGAAGGTCGAGGCACTCCTTGGCCAGATCAAGCGGCTGGCGTTCAGCCTCGAGCTGGGAGGTCTCGCCGAGCAGGTGCAGGTCACCGCCGAAACACCGCTCGTAGACGTGAGGCAGAGCGCGCGCTCCACCAGCCTTCGCGCCGAGCAGATCGAGCTGCTGCCGAAGGGGCGCGACTTCAGCACGTTGGTCACGCAGGTCTCGGGCGCCAACATCGAGCCCCGGCTGGGCGGGATCTCGGTTGACGGCGCGAGTGCTGGCGAGAACCGCTTCATCCTCGACGGCATGGAGACGACCGACATCGAGCACGGCGTCTCCGGCAAACAGGTGATCGTCGACTTCATCGAGGAGTTCCAGGTGAAGTCGAGCGGCTACACGGCGGAGTTCGGCGGCTCGACCGGCGGTGTCATCAACATCATCACCAAGAGCGGCACCAGCGAGTTCCATGGGACGGGGCTCCTGAGCTACGAGGGGAGCGCGCTGAGCGGCGGCCGATATTCGTTCGGCTCTGGCACGACGATCGGCGATTTCGGCGGTTCCACCGGCGCAGCGCCCACCGCGGCCGGAGGCCGTCCGACCCTGCGCCTCAACCCCCTGACCAACGAGATGGAGTACGTGGAATATCCGGAGGATGACAGCTACCGTGTCGAGCCGGGGTTTGCCGTCGGTGGCCCGATCGTCCGCGAGAAAGCGTGGTTCTACGCCGCGTACATGCCCTCGTTCATCGAGCACGAGCGATCGGTGGAGCTGCTCAGCGGCGGGACAGTGGCCGAGAATCAGAAGGATACACGCCATTTCTTCACCGGTAACCAAACGGCACAGCTCGGCGACAGGCTCCGGACGCGCGTGGCCTTCAACAACAGCTACCGGAAGCGAGACGGCCTCCTTCCGGCGCTCGACGGCACCGATCCCGAGGGCGCGGCGTACGATCTCGTGCGAGAGTACCCGAACTGGACCCTGTCCGGCACGGCCGACTGGGTGGCGAGGTCGGATCTCTATTTCGGCTTCCGTGCTGGGTACTACTTCTCCGACTTTTACGACACTGACTTCCCCACGGGGCCGCGGCTCTCCTTCCCGTCGTTTGGCAACACCGATTTCGTCGGCACCAACGGTGTGCCGGTACCTGCCGAGCTCCAGCGCGGCCAGGGCTTCTCGAGCTTCCCGGCCGGTGCGGCGTTCTCCACCGAGTTCGACAAGCAGAAGCGCTTCAATCTCCAGGCTGACGCTACGTGGTACGCACGGTTCGCCGGCCAGCATCAGATCAAGGGCGGCGTCCAAGTCGATCGCATCGGCAACGAGGTACTCTCGGGCGAAGCCGGTAACCTGGTGCGAGTCCATTGGGGCGAGCCGCTCCCGAGCGGGGTGCCGCTGCAGGAGGGTCCCTTCGGTTACTACCAGGTACGCAGTAACGGTGTTGATCCCAAGCGGGGCTTCATCACGGAGGGGAACGTCAGCACGACCAACGTGGGGCTGTTCATTCAAGACGCGTGGACGGTTGCGGACCGCCTCACGATCAATGCGGGTCTCCGCACCGAGCGCGAGCGCGTGCCGGCATACGCGCTGGGGCCAGACTTTCCGGAGTACGGCATCGAGTTCGACTTCCAGGACAAGCTGGCGCCGCGCCTCGGTGTGGCGTGGGACCTCACGGGGGACGGCAGGTGGAAGACCTACGCGTCCTGGGGCGTGTTCTACGACATCTTCAAGCTGGAGCTGCCGCGCGGTGCCTGGGGCGGCGACAAGTGGCTCGAGTATTACTACACACTCGACACGTATGATTGGACGTCGCTCGTCAGCAACGCCGACTGCCCGCCGGCCTGTTCCGGCACGCTCATTCGAGGGCCAATCGACTTTCGGCACGTATCGCTTGGTTTCGACCCGGAGTCTGGCGAGGGGATCGATCCGAACCTCAAGCCGATGCGCTTGCAAGAAGCCGCCGTGGGCCTCGAGCGCCAGCTCACCAATGTGATGGCCGTCGGCGTCCGCTACCTGCGCAAGCAGATCGACCGCGCCGTCGAGGATACCGGCGCGCTCGACGCAGCCCAGAACGAGATCTACGTTATCGCCAACCCCGGCGAAGGTCTTGCCGAGTTCGCGCACCCAGGCGTGGGACTGCCGAAGGGACAGCGAGACTATGATGCGGTGGAGCTCTCACTCGACAAGCGCTACGCAGATAACTGGTCGCTGCGTCTGAGCTATCTCTGGAGCCGACTCGACGGCAACTACGCGGGTCTGTCGCAGAGCGACGAGAACGGGCGCACCAGCCCGAACGTGGGCCGTCTCTTCGACTACCCGGCCATGATGTTCGACGAGCACGGCCAGCCGGCACTCGGACGCCTGCCAACCGATCGCCCGCACCAGTTCAAGGCACAGGGCCTGTACTCGTTTGCATTCGGGACCAGCGTTGGCGTGAACTACTACATCGGGAGCGGCGTGCCCGTCACCCGCGAGATCGGCATCTATCCGCCGAACAACCTTCCGGTCCAATACCACGGGCGGTTGAGCGACGGGCGCACGGATGTGTACTCGCAGACGGACCTGTCCATCCAGCATGAGTTCAGGCTAGGCGTCAGCCGGCGCATGCAGCTCGAGTTCAACGTGCTCAACCTGTTCGATCAGAAAGCGGCGATCGGCAAGTGGCAGACTTACCAGCTCACCAATGGCATCAGTCTGCCGGACGAGGATCAGTTCTATGCTGGTCAGCTCGACTTCGATCAACTGATTCAGGAGCAGGGCGTGACACAGGATCCGCGATTCCTGCAGGATTCGTGGTACCAGTTCCCAATCACCGCGCGCTTCGGCGTGAAGTTCCTGTTCTAA
- a CDS encoding HEPN domain-containing protein: MTNASLAQSYLRKAQVRLTALQVLFDAAAYSDVVREAQEIVELALKGMLRHVGVEPPHWHDVGELLKQHRDRLPADVTADVDQLASISAWLRKEREFAFYGDIDFIPTEQYGETEAQRAVDDARIAVQRAELVIEPPPTPDPLPDDTPDRGP, encoded by the coding sequence ATGACGAATGCGTCACTCGCTCAGAGCTATCTGCGCAAGGCGCAAGTGCGGCTCACGGCGCTGCAAGTCTTGTTCGATGCGGCAGCTTACTCGGATGTCGTGCGGGAGGCGCAAGAGATCGTCGAGTTGGCTCTCAAGGGGATGTTGAGACACGTTGGTGTCGAACCACCACACTGGCACGACGTGGGAGAGCTGCTCAAGCAGCATCGCGACCGTCTTCCAGCCGACGTGACCGCAGACGTGGACCAACTCGCGTCGATCTCCGCCTGGCTTCGCAAGGAGCGCGAGTTCGCCTTCTACGGTGATATCGACTTCATCCCCACGGAACAGTACGGGGAGACGGAGGCCCAGCGCGCCGTAGATGATGCGCGGATCGCGGTCCAGAGAGCAGAGCTCGTCATAGAACCGCCGCCGACGCCGGATCCCTTGCCGGACGACACGCCAGATCGTGGTCCTTGA